A genomic stretch from Desulfolutivibrio sulfodismutans DSM 3696 includes:
- a CDS encoding addiction module antidote protein, producing MKISTFDAAHYLDSEEMIAEYLSAAMEDPNPDVFLTALSDVARARGITQLARVTGLGRESLYKTLSPGSKPRFDTIMKITKALGAPLGVKRKQGHP from the coding sequence ATGAAAATCAGCACATTTGATGCGGCCCACTATCTGGACAGCGAAGAGATGATTGCCGAATATCTTTCCGCTGCCATGGAAGACCCAAACCCGGACGTGTTTTTGACCGCCTTGTCCGATGTGGCCCGGGCGCGGGGCATCACCCAGCTGGCCAGGGTGACCGGGCTTGGCCGGGAAAGCCTCTACAAAACGCTTTCGCCGGGCTCGAAGCCGCGCTTCGACACCATCATGAAGATCACCAAGGCCCTCGGGGCGCCCCTGGGGGTGAAAAGAAAGCAGGGACACCCGTAA
- a CDS encoding DHA2 family efflux MFS transporter permease subunit, whose product MIPTLIEILDTSIANVALGHIQGSLSAGQDEVTWVLTSYLVSNAVVIPISGWLSRLMGRRDFLLASIALFTLSSMLCGMATSLEALILFRVVQGVGGGGLQPMSQAILLETFPPNQRGMAMAIFAMGAVMGPILGPLLGGYITDNYSWRWIFYINVPIGLLAWFMNWLYIQDPPYLERRGENEGIDVVGLGMLSVGLASLQIVLDKGQQDDWFAADHILILSILAGVCLVGFIFWELRQKNPIVDLRVFRDRSFATGNVVMFCGFFAFFGSIVLLPMYLQTLMGYTAFLAGVVLGPGGLIMLLFLPLVGKLTQRVDARFLLFIGLLISAGSLWYMSGFTLGIDLGTAIFARNIQAVGIAFFFVPLSFLTMAFIPREKMNNASAIFNLLRNLGGSFGVAFVTTLLARRTQFHQHRLVENLSPLDSAYSISLERIKQAVALRLGEFADTTTYAAGVIHRYLQREAAAMAFYDVFYAQAMMFLALCALMWIMRRPPKGGGMPQGGH is encoded by the coding sequence ATGATCCCCACGCTTATCGAGATTCTGGACACCAGCATCGCCAACGTGGCCCTGGGCCACATCCAGGGCAGCCTGTCCGCCGGGCAGGACGAGGTGACCTGGGTTCTGACCTCGTATCTGGTCTCCAACGCCGTGGTCATTCCCATCAGCGGCTGGCTGTCGCGGCTCATGGGCCGCCGCGACTTCCTTCTGGCCTCCATCGCCCTTTTCACCCTGTCGTCCATGCTGTGCGGCATGGCCACCAGCCTGGAGGCGCTCATCCTCTTCCGGGTGGTGCAGGGCGTGGGCGGCGGCGGCCTGCAACCCATGTCCCAGGCGATCCTGCTGGAAACCTTCCCGCCCAACCAGCGCGGCATGGCCATGGCCATCTTCGCCATGGGCGCGGTCATGGGGCCGATTCTGGGGCCGCTGCTTGGCGGCTACATCACGGACAACTATTCCTGGCGCTGGATTTTCTACATCAACGTGCCCATCGGGCTTCTCGCCTGGTTCATGAACTGGCTCTACATCCAGGATCCGCCGTACCTGGAACGCCGGGGCGAAAACGAGGGCATCGACGTGGTGGGGCTTGGGATGTTGAGCGTGGGGCTGGCGTCGCTGCAGATCGTGCTGGACAAGGGGCAGCAGGACGACTGGTTTGCGGCGGACCACATCCTCATCTTGTCCATCCTGGCCGGGGTGTGCCTGGTGGGGTTCATTTTCTGGGAGTTGCGCCAGAAAAACCCCATTGTGGATCTGCGGGTGTTCCGGGACCGCAGTTTCGCCACGGGCAACGTGGTCATGTTCTGCGGGTTTTTCGCCTTTTTCGGGTCCATCGTGCTGTTGCCCATGTATCTGCAAACGCTCATGGGCTACACGGCCTTCCTGGCCGGGGTGGTGCTGGGGCCCGGCGGGCTCATCATGCTGCTTTTTCTGCCCCTGGTGGGCAAGCTGACCCAGCGCGTGGACGCCCGCTTCCTGCTGTTCATCGGGCTTTTGATCAGCGCCGGGTCGCTGTGGTACATGTCCGGGTTCACGCTTGGCATCGACCTGGGCACGGCCATTTTCGCCCGCAACATCCAGGCCGTGGGCATCGCCTTTTTCTTCGTGCCGCTGTCGTTTCTGACCATGGCCTTTATCCCGCGCGAGAAGATGAACAACGCCTCGGCGATATTCAATCTTTTGCGCAATCTGGGCGGCTCCTTCGGGGTGGCCTTCGTGACCACGCTTCTGGCCCGGCGCACCCAGTTTCATCAGCACCGGCTGGTGGAAAACCTCTCGCCCCTGGACTCGGCTTATTCCATAAGCCTGGAGCGGATCAAACAGGCCGTGGCCCTGCGCCTGGGGGAGTTCGCGGATACGACCACCTACGCAGCCGGGGTGATCCATCGCTATCTGCAACGCGAAGCGGCGGCCATGGCCTTTTACGACGTGTTCTACGCCCAGGCGATGATGTTTCTGGCGCTTTGCGCGCTCATGTGGATCATGCGGCGGCCGCCTAAGGGGGGCGGGATGCCCCAGGGGGGGCATTGA
- a CDS encoding type II toxin-antitoxin system RelE/ParE family toxin: protein MNLFRQTDIFSRWLEKLEDIQAKARILVRIRAAELGNFGDCSPVGEGVSEMRLHFGPGYRVYFWKQESRIYWLLAGGDKSSQKRDIKRAMSLRREVEEAIRDENQHI from the coding sequence ATGAATCTGTTCCGGCAAACCGACATATTTTCCAGGTGGCTGGAGAAACTTGAAGATATTCAGGCGAAGGCGAGGATACTGGTCCGGATCAGGGCGGCGGAGCTTGGCAATTTCGGTGACTGCTCCCCTGTGGGGGAAGGCGTTTCGGAGATGCGCCTGCATTTTGGCCCGGGATACCGCGTGTATTTCTGGAAGCAGGAGAGCCGGATCTATTGGCTGCTGGCCGGTGGCGACAAAAGTTCCCAGAAACGCGACATCAAGCGGGCCATGTCCTTGCGGCGCGAGGTGGAGGAGGCGATTCGCGATGAAAATCAGCACATTTGA
- a CDS encoding methyl-accepting chemotaxis protein: MKLSTKLIGSFGLLIVLLLVCGGVSLVTNGDIYEDTEELATNWLPSIKTLGLIQNKFQAVRRNELVHIITTDDAEMREYEAAMEKELADLKAAQAAYEKLISSNEERAEYGVFKTALDGYLAIHPNLLQHSRKNETDVAKALILGDSRKYFRDAYASLDKLIDINNTGADVAVHKAEAEYRSSVRYTSIILVVALLVGVAAAFLVIRGVMRQLGEDPGYLYDVAGKIAGGDLNVAFRPQKTEGGVYAVLKKMVATLKDKIAEADGKADMAAQKEKEALAAMQVAEEAKALAETAKRDGMLQAASRLEGVVATVSSASEELSAQIEQSSRGSENQSQRVGETATAMEEMNATVLEVAKNASQAAETSDAAKRKAQEGSSVVEQAIREIANVHEQSLALKSDMDTLGKQAEGIGQIMNVISDIADQTNLLALNAAIEAARAGEAGRGFAVVADEVRKLAEKTMTATKEVGDAIHGIQQGTRRNIENVERSAKSVEEATALAKKSGESLTEIVNLVDAASDQVRSIATASEQQSSASEEINRSIEEISTISAETSQAMGQAAQAVSELARQSQELQSLIEDMQSDNGGKTASRGIAGGPRKLGGAARPMRALA, translated from the coding sequence ATGAAACTTTCGACAAAACTCATCGGTTCTTTTGGGCTGCTCATCGTCCTGCTCCTGGTCTGTGGCGGCGTCTCCTTGGTCACGAACGGCGACATTTACGAGGACACGGAAGAGCTGGCCACGAACTGGCTGCCGAGCATCAAGACCCTTGGCTTGATCCAAAACAAATTCCAGGCCGTTCGGCGCAATGAGCTGGTCCACATCATCACCACGGATGACGCCGAGATGCGGGAATACGAAGCGGCCATGGAAAAGGAACTGGCCGACCTCAAAGCCGCCCAGGCGGCCTACGAGAAGTTGATCTCCTCCAACGAGGAACGCGCGGAATACGGCGTCTTCAAAACCGCCCTCGACGGCTACCTGGCAATCCACCCGAATTTGCTGCAACATTCCAGAAAGAATGAAACCGACGTGGCCAAGGCCCTCATTCTCGGCGATTCCCGGAAGTATTTCCGGGACGCCTACGCCTCCCTGGACAAGCTTATTGATATAAACAACACGGGCGCGGATGTAGCCGTGCATAAGGCCGAGGCGGAATATCGCTCCAGCGTGCGGTACACCAGCATCATCTTAGTCGTCGCCCTCCTGGTTGGCGTCGCCGCCGCCTTCCTGGTCATTCGGGGCGTTATGCGCCAGCTTGGCGAGGATCCCGGCTATCTCTACGACGTGGCCGGAAAGATCGCCGGCGGCGACCTGAACGTGGCCTTTCGGCCCCAGAAGACCGAGGGCGGTGTGTATGCCGTTTTGAAAAAAATGGTGGCCACCCTCAAGGACAAGATCGCCGAGGCCGACGGCAAGGCCGATATGGCCGCCCAGAAGGAGAAGGAGGCCCTGGCCGCCATGCAGGTGGCCGAAGAGGCCAAGGCCCTGGCCGAGACCGCCAAACGCGACGGCATGCTCCAGGCCGCGTCCCGCCTGGAGGGCGTGGTGGCCACCGTGTCCTCGGCCTCGGAAGAACTTTCGGCCCAGATCGAACAGTCCAGCCGGGGCTCGGAGAACCAGTCCCAGCGGGTGGGCGAGACAGCCACGGCCATGGAGGAGATGAACGCCACGGTGCTGGAGGTGGCCAAAAACGCCTCCCAGGCCGCCGAGACCTCCGACGCCGCCAAACGCAAGGCCCAGGAAGGATCGAGCGTGGTGGAACAGGCCATCCGCGAGATCGCCAACGTCCACGAACAGTCCCTGGCCCTCAAATCCGACATGGACACTCTCGGCAAGCAGGCCGAGGGCATCGGCCAGATCATGAACGTCATTTCCGACATCGCCGACCAGACCAATCTTTTGGCCCTCAATGCCGCCATTGAGGCCGCCCGGGCGGGCGAGGCCGGTCGCGGCTTCGCCGTGGTCGCCGACGAGGTCCGCAAGCTGGCCGAAAAAACCATGACCGCCACCAAGGAAGTGGGCGACGCCATTCACGGCATCCAGCAGGGAACCCGGCGCAACATTGAAAACGTGGAGCGTTCCGCAAAATCCGTGGAGGAGGCGACGGCGCTGGCCAAAAAATCCGGCGAATCCCTGACCGAGATCGTCAACCTGGTGGACGCGGCCTCGGATCAGGTGCGCTCCATCGCCACGGCCTCGGAACAGCAGTCCTCGGCCAGCGAGGAGATCAACCGCTCCATCGAGGAAATCAGCACCATCTCCGCCGAGACCAGCCAGGCCATGGGCCAGGCCGCCCAGGCCGTGTCCGAACTGGCCCGGCAGTCCCAGGAACTGCAAAGCCTGATCGAGGACATGCAGTCCGATAACGGCGGGAAAACGGCCTCCCGGGGCATCGCGGGCGGCCCCCGCAAGCTCGGCGGCGCTGCCCGGCCCATGCGGGCCCTGGCCTGA
- a CDS encoding phosphoglycerate dehydrogenase, producing MKILANDGLVEEGIQYLHKEGFEVDTVKRDIDDLIGDIKDFDALLVRSATKVTREVIEAGTRNGGKLKVVGRGGVGTDNIDLVAARENGVIVKFAPNGNTNATAEHALGLMLGVARKVPFAHATLKAGTWHKKRFQGVELMGKTLGIIGCGRIGQALAAKGKALGMKVVGYDVYRKMDSDVEYLDTVDDVLKAADFLSLHTGGRETLIGARELKLMKDTAFLINASRGVNVDEDALYDALKSGGIGGAALDTYRKEPKREGEPFANKLMELDNVVFSAHLGASTRNAMRRTGLEIAEVVAKYLRLGDFNQSVNAGQTVEEEGREIYTIFITHEDKPGMFGKFGMAFGEMGVNIRENNSRKLNEHVQTVYVVHQKPTPEVCERIGAIEGVKRVVY from the coding sequence ATGAAAATACTGGCCAACGACGGTCTGGTGGAAGAAGGGATTCAATATCTGCACAAAGAGGGCTTCGAGGTCGACACGGTCAAACGCGACATCGACGACCTTATCGGCGATATCAAGGATTTCGACGCCCTGTTGGTGCGCAGCGCCACCAAGGTCACCCGGGAGGTCATCGAGGCCGGGACCAGAAACGGCGGCAAGCTCAAGGTTGTGGGCCGGGGCGGCGTGGGCACGGACAACATCGATCTGGTGGCCGCCCGGGAAAACGGGGTCATCGTCAAATTCGCCCCCAACGGCAACACCAACGCCACGGCGGAACACGCCCTGGGGCTGATGCTCGGCGTGGCCCGCAAGGTGCCCTTCGCCCATGCCACCCTCAAGGCCGGAACCTGGCACAAGAAGCGCTTCCAGGGCGTGGAGCTCATGGGCAAGACCCTGGGCATCATCGGCTGCGGCCGCATCGGCCAGGCCCTGGCGGCCAAGGGCAAGGCCCTGGGCATGAAGGTGGTGGGCTATGACGTCTACCGCAAGATGGATTCCGACGTGGAATACCTGGACACCGTGGACGACGTGCTCAAGGCCGCGGATTTCCTGTCCCTGCACACCGGCGGCCGGGAAACGCTGATCGGAGCCCGGGAACTCAAGCTCATGAAGGATACGGCCTTCCTCATCAACGCCTCCCGGGGCGTGAACGTGGACGAGGACGCCCTGTACGACGCCCTGAAAAGCGGCGGAATCGGCGGGGCGGCTCTGGACACCTACCGCAAGGAGCCCAAGCGCGAGGGCGAGCCCTTCGCCAACAAGCTCATGGAGCTGGACAACGTGGTGTTCAGCGCCCACCTGGGGGCCTCCACCCGCAACGCCATGCGCCGCACGGGGCTGGAGATCGCCGAGGTGGTGGCCAAGTACCTGCGCCTGGGGGATTTCAACCAGTCGGTGAACGCCGGGCAGACCGTTGAGGAAGAGGGCCGGGAGATCTACACCATCTTCATCACCCATGAGGACAAACCGGGCATGTTCGGCAAGTTCGGCATGGCCTTTGGGGAGATGGGGGTGAACATCCGCGAGAACAATTCCAGAAAGCTCAACGAGCACGTGCAGACGGTCTATGTGGTGCATCAAAAGCCCACGCCCGAGGTCTGTGAGCGCATCGGGGCCATTGAGGGCGTGAAAAGGGTCGTGTATTAG
- a CDS encoding MarR family winged helix-turn-helix transcriptional regulator, with the protein MDQNRAALDDIYVYDPEKAPGFLISRTAMRLKLGLRRVFMEHGLDVTPEQWGILLCLWRAEGLSQSELADRTVKDRTTITRILDLLEKKGLAERRKDASDRRTFRIHLTEAGRQARQELFPLVQGFAGKIYADLHEAEFSALQTIMAKINNRLDELESDVASA; encoded by the coding sequence ATGGACCAGAACCGAGCCGCCCTTGACGACATCTACGTCTACGATCCGGAAAAAGCCCCGGGATTTCTCATCAGCCGCACGGCCATGCGCCTCAAGCTCGGACTGCGGCGGGTCTTTATGGAACACGGCCTGGACGTGACCCCGGAGCAATGGGGCATCCTGTTGTGCCTGTGGCGGGCGGAAGGCCTGTCCCAGAGCGAGCTGGCGGATCGCACCGTCAAGGACCGCACCACCATCACCCGCATCCTGGACCTGCTGGAAAAAAAAGGCCTTGCCGAGCGGCGCAAGGACGCATCCGACCGGCGCACCTTCCGCATCCATCTGACCGAGGCCGGGCGGCAGGCCCGGCAGGAGCTGTTTCCGCTGGTGCAGGGCTTTGCTGGAAAGATCTACGCGGATCTGCATGAGGCGGAGTTTTCCGCGCTCCAGACCATCATGGCGAAAATCAACAACAGGCTCGACGAGCTTGAATCGGATGTGGCTTCCGCATGA
- a CDS encoding LexA family transcriptional regulator — protein MNGEFDAFFQRAQSACGVKSQSDLANLLGLHRSAVTQAKNKGLVPKVWALTLSRLFGADPQWLLTGQTGQTGQAGQAGAPEAGAEAEAVPEGFLLVPKVRARVSAGGGSLETEAGVSGYFAFRAEWLRRKGRPERMVLMDVVGVSMEPEIRHGDMVLIDQSQSRIFAHAVYAFGVDDTVLVKRVEKRPGMVVLLSDNRDYAPIELRGQEIEGLRIIGRVVWVGREL, from the coding sequence GTGAACGGCGAATTCGATGCCTTTTTTCAACGCGCCCAGAGCGCGTGCGGGGTGAAGAGCCAGTCCGACCTGGCGAATCTCCTGGGTCTGCATCGCTCGGCCGTCACCCAGGCCAAGAACAAGGGCCTCGTGCCCAAGGTCTGGGCCCTGACCCTGTCGCGGCTTTTCGGGGCCGACCCGCAATGGCTTTTGACCGGCCAGACCGGCCAGACCGGCCAAGCCGGGCAAGCCGGGGCGCCCGAGGCCGGGGCTGAGGCCGAGGCGGTTCCCGAGGGTTTTTTGCTGGTGCCCAAGGTGCGGGCCCGCGTCAGCGCCGGGGGCGGCTCTCTTGAGACCGAGGCAGGGGTGTCGGGGTATTTCGCCTTCCGGGCCGAATGGCTGCGGCGCAAGGGGCGGCCCGAACGCATGGTGCTCATGGACGTGGTGGGGGTGAGCATGGAGCCGGAGATCCGCCACGGGGACATGGTGCTCATCGACCAGTCCCAGTCGCGCATCTTCGCCCATGCGGTGTATGCCTTCGGCGTGGACGACACGGTGTTGGTCAAGCGGGTGGAAAAACGGCCCGGGATGGTGGTGTTACTCAGCGACAACCGGGACTATGCGCCCATCGAACTGCGCGGCCAGGAGATCGAGGGGTTGCGGATCATCGGCCGGGTGGTCTGGGTGGGGCGCGAATTGTAA
- a CDS encoding pyridoxal-phosphate-dependent aminotransferase family protein — MKDTPFAELTLFITGPTFIRPQVRQAGLLPEFGHRDTENNLRFKPIMTNLKKLAGVGDDHQVIIFNGSGSTAMEASIRSLVADGETVLNVSVGAFGDLYHKMAVVNGKKAVQLKFEPGRAMDAALLEAAIREHKPAVVTITHNETSTGVTNDIVAACKIIRTSGALALVDGVSIFGGAACPIAESGCAMYSTSTQKSLGLPAGFGIAFVTAEAVDKAGKVANRGHSSDILGQLGRAGKFQTLTTPNCTLANQMFVQLDYIVNEEGIENRFARHEAMRDMVADFVSGLSGYELFAQKGHGSATLTTVRVPKGISVKDLKAVKEVMRAKGYLYDPGYGKLNEQLEKEGKQPIFRIGHMGDITPAMLEKYLADLGSVLPKA, encoded by the coding sequence ATGAAGGATACCCCTTTTGCCGAATTGACCCTTTTCATCACCGGTCCCACGTTCATCCGGCCGCAGGTCCGCCAGGCCGGACTTCTGCCGGAATTCGGGCACCGCGACACGGAAAACAACCTGCGCTTCAAGCCCATCATGACCAACTTGAAAAAGCTGGCCGGGGTGGGCGACGACCATCAGGTCATCATCTTCAACGGCAGCGGCTCCACAGCCATGGAGGCCTCCATCCGCTCCCTGGTGGCTGACGGCGAGACCGTGCTCAACGTGTCCGTGGGGGCCTTTGGCGACCTGTACCACAAGATGGCCGTGGTCAACGGCAAAAAGGCCGTGCAGCTCAAGTTCGAGCCGGGCCGGGCCATGGACGCGGCGCTTCTGGAAGCGGCCATCCGTGAGCACAAGCCCGCCGTGGTGACCATCACCCACAACGAAACCTCCACCGGCGTGACCAACGACATCGTGGCCGCCTGCAAGATCATCCGCACAAGCGGGGCCCTGGCCCTGGTGGACGGGGTGAGCATCTTCGGCGGGGCGGCCTGCCCCATCGCGGAAAGCGGCTGCGCCATGTACAGCACCTCCACCCAGAAGTCCCTGGGGCTTCCGGCCGGGTTCGGCATCGCCTTCGTCACCGCCGAGGCCGTGGACAAGGCCGGGAAGGTCGCCAACCGGGGGCACTCCTCGGATATCCTGGGCCAGCTCGGCCGGGCCGGGAAGTTCCAGACCCTGACCACGCCCAACTGCACCCTGGCCAACCAGATGTTCGTGCAGCTCGACTACATCGTCAATGAAGAGGGCATCGAAAACCGGTTCGCCCGCCACGAGGCCATGCGGGACATGGTGGCCGATTTCGTGTCCGGGCTGTCCGGCTATGAGCTTTTCGCCCAAAAGGGGCATGGGTCGGCCACCCTGACCACGGTGCGCGTGCCCAAGGGGATATCGGTCAAGGACTTAAAGGCCGTCAAGGAAGTCATGCGGGCCAAGGGCTACCTGTACGATCCCGGCTACGGCAAGCTCAACGAGCAGCTTGAGAAGGAAGGCAAACAGCCGATCTTCCGCATCGGGCACATGGGCGACATCACGCCCGCGATGCTCGAAAAGTACCTGGCGGACCTGGGGTCGGTCCTGCCCAAAGCCTAG
- a CDS encoding ATP-binding protein translates to MTSEHPPGAAAPSPLVDLLRRENVELKIRLRECIDDPAQPLEVARGEFLANISHELRTPLNGILGMLQILATTEMSAEQRDCVETALDSSRTLLWVLNDILEFTRVRCAGLEFSAKPFAPAEIAESVLQAFRHRATHKGLTLTCEVGENVPRCLTGDGARLRQVLFHLMGNAVKFTDRGTVRLEVQALPFGRTGERITLLFMVSDTGIGIPDDKLAGVFVPFIQADGSSSRRHQGLGLGLAVVRRIVECMGGSAALESTPGQGTTVYMGLPFGLPVACPCPGPAGAFRSDGLTSDAARSLRVLVVEDNTINRLVILRILRRLGHDPVGVARGADAVETLGAAAFDVIFMDIRMPGMDGLDTSRAIRSDRSGLFCSDIPIVAVTANAMPGARQELLAQGFTDYLSKPMTISDVAETLERLFPGSAACA, encoded by the coding sequence ATGACGTCTGAACATCCGCCCGGCGCCGCCGCGCCATCCCCATTGGTCGACTTGTTGCGCCGGGAAAACGTCGAACTCAAGATTCGACTGCGCGAATGCATTGACGACCCCGCCCAACCCCTGGAAGTCGCCCGGGGCGAGTTTCTGGCCAACATCAGCCATGAATTGCGCACGCCCTTAAACGGCATCCTGGGCATGCTGCAGATCCTGGCCACCACCGAGATGTCCGCCGAACAGCGCGACTGCGTGGAAACGGCCCTGGATTCCAGCCGCACCCTGCTGTGGGTCTTAAACGACATCCTGGAATTCACCCGGGTGCGTTGCGCAGGCCTCGAATTTTCCGCCAAGCCCTTCGCCCCGGCCGAGATTGCCGAATCCGTGCTCCAGGCCTTCCGTCACCGGGCCACCCACAAGGGACTCACCCTGACCTGCGAGGTGGGCGAAAATGTCCCGAGATGCCTGACTGGCGACGGGGCCAGGCTGCGCCAGGTACTGTTTCATCTCATGGGCAATGCGGTCAAATTCACCGACCGGGGGACCGTGCGCCTGGAGGTGCAGGCCCTGCCCTTTGGCCGCACCGGGGAGCGGATCACCCTGCTTTTCATGGTGTCGGACACGGGCATCGGCATCCCGGACGACAAACTGGCCGGGGTGTTCGTGCCGTTTATCCAGGCCGACGGCTCCTCCTCGCGCCGCCACCAGGGGCTGGGGCTGGGACTGGCCGTGGTGCGGCGGATCGTGGAATGCATGGGCGGTTCGGCGGCCCTGGAAAGCACGCCCGGCCAGGGAACCACGGTGTATATGGGACTGCCCTTCGGGCTCCCCGTGGCCTGCCCCTGCCCGGGACCGGCGGGCGCGTTCCGAAGCGACGGCCTGACTTCCGATGCGGCCCGCAGCCTGCGCGTGCTGGTGGTCGAGGACAATACCATCAACCGGCTGGTCATCCTGCGCATCCTGCGACGGCTGGGGCACGACCCCGTGGGCGTGGCCCGGGGGGCGGACGCGGTGGAGACCCTGGGCGCCGCCGCCTTCGACGTGATCTTCATGGATATCCGCATGCCCGGCATGGACGGCCTGGACACGTCCCGGGCCATACGCAGCGACCGCTCCGGGCTCTTTTGCTCCGACATCCCCATCGTGGCCGTGACCGCCAACGCCATGCCCGGGGCGCGCCAGGAACTGCTGGCCCAGGGCTTTACCGACTACCTGAGCAAACCCATGACCATCTCCGACGTGGCTGAAACCCTGGAACGCCTCTTTCCAGGCTCCGCCGCCTGCGCCTGA
- a CDS encoding HlyD family secretion protein, translated as MIKKLPGLRRKVGADSSKPQEEPAAAARKKRILIAALLVLFAAGLAYYLYGRGRISTDDAFVDGHIHYVTPRVAGYVVNVAVQDNQRVAAGDVLVELDPTDFQVALAQARADLASAESQLAALEMGVPLELDQTSSRVTGATAQREALYKSMDQARKEEEAARQDAAEAKARLDQARLDLTRFQSLRSQEVVSQSDMDKTTTAMNTAQAQTRAATARADAASRRLLSLEADAERLSAAIHLAETGQDTARIKDTEATAQRARVELAREKMRQAELNLGYTRIVSPTTGHVTKKAVEPGRLAAAGQPLLAVVPLAPEETWITANYKETQLTDVRPGQEVEFTVDAYPGRRFKGRVESIMAGTGAVFSLFPPENASGNYVKVVQRIPVKIVPEGLDADAPVLRLGMSVVPSILVR; from the coding sequence ATGATCAAAAAATTGCCCGGGCTGCGCCGCAAGGTCGGCGCGGACTCCTCCAAGCCCCAGGAGGAACCGGCCGCAGCCGCCAGGAAAAAGCGCATCCTGATTGCGGCGCTGCTGGTCCTGTTCGCGGCTGGACTGGCCTACTACCTGTACGGCCGGGGGCGCATCAGCACGGATGACGCCTTTGTGGACGGGCACATCCATTACGTGACCCCGCGCGTGGCCGGATACGTGGTCAACGTGGCCGTACAGGACAATCAGCGGGTGGCCGCCGGGGACGTGCTGGTGGAGCTCGATCCCACGGACTTCCAGGTGGCCCTGGCCCAGGCCCGGGCCGATCTGGCCTCGGCCGAGAGCCAGCTTGCGGCCCTGGAGATGGGGGTTCCTCTGGAACTGGACCAGACTTCGTCCCGGGTGACCGGGGCCACGGCCCAGCGCGAGGCCCTGTACAAGAGCATGGACCAGGCCCGCAAGGAGGAGGAGGCCGCCCGCCAGGACGCCGCCGAGGCCAAGGCCCGGCTCGATCAGGCCAGGCTGGACCTGACCCGCTTTCAGTCCCTGCGCTCCCAGGAGGTGGTGTCCCAGTCGGACATGGACAAGACGACCACCGCCATGAACACGGCCCAGGCCCAGACCCGGGCGGCCACGGCCCGGGCCGACGCCGCCTCCCGGCGTCTGCTGTCCCTTGAGGCCGACGCGGAGCGGCTCTCCGCCGCCATCCATCTGGCCGAGACCGGCCAGGACACGGCGCGCATCAAGGACACGGAGGCCACAGCCCAGCGGGCCAGGGTGGAGCTGGCCAGGGAGAAGATGCGGCAGGCGGAGCTCAACCTGGGCTATACCAGGATCGTCTCCCCGACCACCGGGCATGTGACCAAGAAAGCCGTGGAGCCCGGACGCCTGGCCGCCGCCGGACAGCCGCTTTTGGCCGTGGTGCCCCTGGCCCCGGAAGAGACCTGGATCACAGCCAACTACAAAGAGACCCAGCTCACGGACGTGCGCCCCGGCCAGGAGGTGGAGTTCACCGTGGACGCCTATCCGGGCCGCAGGTTCAAGGGCCGGGTGGAATCCATCATGGCCGGGACCGGGGCCGTGTTCTCCCTTTTCCCGCCGGAAAACGCCTCGGGCAACTACGTCAAGGTGGTGCAGCGCATCCCGGTCAAGATCGTGCCCGAGGGCCTGGACGCGGATGCGCCGGTGCTGCGCCTGGGCATGAGCGTGGTTCCCTCCATCCTGGTCCGGTAA